A portion of the Caldisericia bacterium genome contains these proteins:
- a CDS encoding FAD-dependent oxidoreductase: MEFKKLFEPIKIGGVEIKNRIAMSPMGIIGLATEKGGFSKRAENYYVERAKGGTGLIITGVVKVENEIEKFHEGINPCPTIDPGHFIMTAYEMTERIHAYGTKIFLQLGIGFGRVAAPHLVVSQPVAPSPIPNYWDPSVTCRELTTKEVERIVKMAAESAAIAKEAGFDGVEIHAMHEGYLLDQFAIAMFNKRTDKYGGDLMGRIRLAIEVVKAIKKVTGKDFPVTLRFSVKSYIKDWNQGGLPGEDFVEKGRDTEEGLKIAPILEKAGYDAFNADAGSYDAWYWAHPPVYQEHGLYLPLTEQLKKVVNVPVIVAGRMEIPELAEKTLEEGKAADMISLGRGLLADPEWGNKVLEGRIEDIRPCIGCHQGCIGRFFTGKPLSCAVNPACGREIEYAIHPAEKPKNVAIIGGGVAGMEAARVAALRGHKVTIYEKAGELGGHLIEASASKFKKDNARLLDWYKTQIKKLNIDVKLNTEVTPELLNEKKPDVILVATGSKPIMPNVPGIDKDNVATATDVLLKKKPVGQKVVVIGGGLVGCETALDLAADGKDVTIVEMLPELMSAGLPVPHMNKTMVLDMLKFYKVKVLTNTSLLEVKDNAVEVIDNNFKRSTIPADTVVISIGLKADRKLYNEIAGKMPNVHIIGDANGARNIMYAVWDAYEVARNI, translated from the coding sequence ATGGAGTTTAAAAAGCTCTTTGAGCCCATTAAGATTGGTGGTGTGGAGATAAAAAATAGAATCGCAATGTCTCCTATGGGTATAATCGGATTAGCCACTGAAAAAGGCGGTTTTTCAAAAAGAGCTGAGAATTATTATGTAGAGAGAGCAAAGGGTGGCACTGGACTTATTATAACAGGTGTGGTAAAGGTAGAAAATGAGATAGAAAAGTTCCATGAGGGAATTAACCCATGTCCCACTATTGATCCAGGACATTTTATAATGACAGCTTATGAAATGACAGAGAGGATCCATGCCTACGGGACAAAGATATTTCTACAGTTGGGAATAGGCTTTGGTCGTGTAGCTGCTCCTCATTTAGTTGTTAGTCAACCCGTAGCTCCATCTCCAATACCCAACTACTGGGATCCATCAGTTACATGCCGTGAGCTTACCACAAAGGAGGTGGAAAGAATTGTAAAGATGGCTGCGGAATCAGCAGCTATAGCAAAGGAAGCTGGATTTGATGGTGTTGAGATACATGCTATGCATGAGGGGTACCTTTTAGACCAGTTTGCTATTGCAATGTTTAACAAAAGGACAGATAAATATGGCGGAGATTTAATGGGGAGAATTAGACTCGCCATAGAGGTAGTTAAAGCTATTAAGAAGGTAACTGGTAAGGATTTTCCTGTAACTTTAAGATTCAGTGTAAAGAGCTATATAAAGGACTGGAATCAGGGTGGTTTGCCAGGTGAAGATTTTGTGGAGAAGGGACGTGACACTGAAGAGGGATTAAAAATAGCTCCTATACTTGAAAAAGCTGGTTATGACGCCTTTAATGCCGATGCTGGTTCATATGATGCATGGTATTGGGCACATCCACCTGTTTATCAAGAACATGGTCTCTATCTCCCACTCACTGAACAATTAAAGAAAGTTGTTAATGTACCAGTAATAGTGGCTGGAAGGATGGAGATACCGGAACTTGCAGAAAAAACACTGGAGGAAGGTAAAGCAGCAGATATGATAAGTCTTGGAAGAGGACTTCTTGCAGATCCCGAATGGGGAAATAAGGTCTTGGAGGGAAGGATTGAAGATATACGCCCATGTATAGGATGCCATCAGGGATGTATTGGTCGTTTCTTTACTGGTAAACCACTCTCATGCGCAGTGAACCCTGCTTGTGGTAGAGAGATAGAATATGCTATCCATCCAGCAGAGAAACCTAAGAATGTTGCAATAATTGGTGGTGGTGTAGCAGGTATGGAAGCTGCAAGGGTAGCTGCTCTAAGAGGACACAAGGTTACTATTTATGAAAAGGCAGGAGAACTTGGTGGCCATTTGATAGAGGCTTCAGCAAGTAAATTCAAAAAGGACAATGCAAGACTTCTTGATTGGTATAAAACACAGATAAAGAAGTTAAATATTGACGTAAAATTGAATACTGAAGTGACACCCGAACTTCTCAATGAAAAGAAACCAGATGTGATTTTAGTTGCTACAGGTTCTAAACCTATTATGCCAAATGTTCCAGGTATAGACAAAGACAATGTCGCTACTGCCACAGATGTATTACTGAAGAAAAAACCTGTAGGACAAAAGGTAGTTGTAATTGGCGGTGGATTGGTTGGCTGTGAGACTGCTCTTGATTTAGCTGCAGATGGTAAGGATGTTACCATTGTAGAGATGTTACCTGAACTTATGTCCGCTGGACTTCCAGTACCACACATGAATAAAACCATGGTTCTTGACATGCTTAAATTCTATAAGGTTAAAGTTTTAACCAATACCAGTTTGCTCGAGGTAAAGGACAACGCTGTTGAAGTTATAGATAATAATTTCAAGAGAAGCACAATTCCAGCTGACACAGTTGTAATTTCTATAGGTCTCAAAGCTGATAGAAAGCTATATAACGAGATTGCAGGTAAAATGCCTAATGTTCACATCATAGGTGATGCTAATGGTGCACGTAACATTATGTATGCCGTCTGGGATGCTTACGAGGTTGCAAGAAATATATAG